Proteins co-encoded in one Yamadazyma tenuis chromosome 1, complete sequence genomic window:
- a CDS encoding uncharacterized protein (EggNog:ENOG503P756; COG:S) → MCGCLSDLCLIIISVLFPPLPVWIRRGVCSADSFINILLCILGYFPGLIHSWYIIAKYPPYTVHTQSKIYYIHNGDLEQGHGAGSEGHHHHHHHQHNTVINQEPSSSSQPNYGAVSDEVIASPPPYTELPKST, encoded by the coding sequence ATGTGCGGTTGCTTATCTGATCTTTGCCTTATCATTATCTCGGTATTGTTCCCACCTTTGCCCGTATGGATAAGAAGAGGGGTGTGTTCTGCCGActccttcatcaacatcttaTTGTGTATTTTAGGATACTTTCCAGGATTGATCCATTCATGGTACATTATTGCCAAATACCCTCCTTACACGGTTCATACCCAGTCTAAGATTTACTACATTCATAATGGCGACTTGGAACAGGGCCACGGTGCTGGCTCCGAGGgtcaccatcaccatcaccatcaccagcaCAACACCGTCATTAACCAGGAACCTTCCAGCTCATCTCAGCCCAACTATGGGGCAGTAAGTGATGAGGTGATTGCCAGCCCACCTCCATACACCGAGCTTCCTAAGAGCACGTAG
- a CDS encoding uncharacterized protein (EggNog:ENOG503PMWI; COG:S) codes for MSSISFNVRHEKDTKRVTITRNSAVGDLLQLACSKFGLASGELIYNKKMLDVSLPIKFTNLLNNGTLELKAKTLIQKTIVVKVVFPDNSAVIKKVSNTMKLADLVSESGITTPTNELSVGYLQKSVLASDNESKELHELIGDVENAVLRFGVLKDVSVEQRLVVERQLKLQQQRQEVKKQKLEEENDRKSESMRDLAVLESKKISDNQTVSEIESETQRDKPSESDDMEVDPQTRELELSVDPWNQAPEISVDTKVKSSTKKSVETTVTAPTSTDKASVSSTETAQDSDVVYKPTSVHIYENPDEDYEFTAAHARIYQNLVKYKNPKRKAQTKQKLEAIYKFRIKFPNSYILEVHLSNTCKFGELIKKIDTYVADDFKSNYILKLSYPPFKKYEISFALNGTPLAEIEEFDSQILLIFEPNIPGTSFLNGSVNEKEFSDMPEIQLEEHRHSLPEDDTSSKSKSSSGGKKTPKWLKLGK; via the coding sequence ATGTCGAGTATATCCTTCAACGTGCGCCACGAGAAAGATACCAAGCGTGTGACTATCACCAGAAACTCGGCTGTCGGCGATCTTTTGCAATTGGCATGTTCCAAGTTTGGGTTGGCTAGCGGTGAATTGATTTAtaacaagaagatgttgGATGTGTCGCTACCCATCAAGTTTACTAATCTTTTAAATAATGGGACTCTTGAACTAAAGGCAAAGACTTTGATCCAGAAGACAATTGTTGTGAAAGTGGTGTTCCCCGACAACTCGGCTGTGATCAAGAAAGTGTCAAATACGATGAAATTGGCGGATTTGGTGTCGGAATCTGGTATCACCACCCCTACAAATGAATTATCTGTGGGCTATTTACAGAAATCGGTGCTTGCCAGCGACAATGAATCGAAGGAGTTGCATGAACTCATAGGTGATGTGGAAAATGCGGTGTTGAGGTTTGGTGTGTTGAAGGATGTGAGTGTTGAACAACGTTTGGTTGTGGAGCGCCAGTTGAAATTGCAGCAGCAGCGGCAGGAAGTGAAAAAACAGAAGCTTGAAGAGGAAAATGATAGAAAGCTGGAGAGTATGAGAGATTTGGCGGTGTTGgagctgaagaagatcctGGATAATCAGACGGTACTGGAAATTGAACTGGAAACCCAAAGGGACAAGCCGTCTGAAAGTGATGATATGGAGGTCGACCCTCAGACTCGAGAACTAGAATTATCGGTTGACCCTTGGAACCAGGCACCAGAAATATCGGTTGACACAAAAGTTAAGCTGTCCACAAAAAAATCTGTCGAAACAACCGTAACAGCTCCTACATCAACTGACAAAGCATCTGTATCATCCACAGAAACAGCTCAAGACTCCGACGTGGTGTACAAGCCCACCAGTGTGCACATATACGAAAATCCTGATGAGGACTACGAGTTTACTGCTGCTCATGCTCGAATCTACCAaaacttggtcaaataCAAGAACCCTAAACGCAAAGCACAGACCAAACAAAAGTTGGAAGCCATATACAAGTTCCGTATAAAGTTCCCCAACAGCTATATTCTTGAAGTGCACCTTTCTAACACCTGTAAGTTCGGAGAGctcatcaagaagatagATACTTATGTTGCTGACGACTTTAAATCCAACtacatcttgaagttgagttATCCGCCCTTCAAAAAGTATGAAATTTCATTTGCACTCAACGGTACTCCATTGgctgaaattgaagagtttgacTCCCAGATCTTGCTTATATTCGAACCCAACATCCCTGGTACTAGCTTCTTGAATGGCAGTGTCAACGAAAAGGAGTTTAGTGACATGCCTGAAATTCAACTCGAAGAACACAGACACAGTTTACCGGAAGATGACACGTCTTCGAAGCTGAAATCTAGTTCGGGAGGCAAGAAGACTCCTAAATGGCTTAAACTTGGGAAGTAA
- the GCN4 gene encoding General control protein (COG:K; EggNog:ENOG503P3HM): MSKMFSPVILNDTFIGSNPVEGSNEKEMNKVPKLATDESAPGLSAPDSSLAFHSEVLDSVFSNDEAVDHTPMFDELDFMLESSNKEDWVSLFDANNEIDNSFNFTKVVSDEDLSIPFEKEVSASPDKEFVDLGRYDRKRAFSQMLTPSTSSTLSTPNLDLPRNEKLDHLGVVKYSKKSRTQPLGPVKVGSNDPVLMKRAKNTEAARRSRARKMERMSQLEEKVEGLIDENSNLSSEVLRLKELLDLHDIKY; this comes from the coding sequence ATGTCCAAGATGTTCCTGCCAGTTATTTTGAATGATACTTTTATTGGTTCTAATCCAGTAGAAGGCTCAAACGAAAAGGAAATGAACAAAGTTCCTAAGTTAGCCACTGACGAATCTGCTCCCGGTCTTAGTGCCCCTGACAGTTCGTTAGCATTCCATTCAGAAGTATTGGACTCCGTATTTCTGAATGATGAAGCCGTTGATCACACTCCTATGTTTGACGAGCTTGATTTTATGTTAGAATCTTCTAACAAAGAGGATTGGGTTTCCTTGTTTGATGCcaacaatgaaattgataaCTCCTTTAACTTCACCAAGGTTGTGAGTGATGAGGATTTGTCAATTccatttgaaaaagaagtttcGGCTTCGCCAGACAAGGAATTTGTTGACCTTGGTAGATATGATCGCAAGAGAGCTTTCAGCCAGATGTTAACCCCATCCACTTCTTCTACGTTGTCTACTCCAAACTTAGATTTGCCCAGAAATGAGAAGCTTGATCACTTAGGTGTTGTTAAGTACAGTAAGAAGAGCAGGACTCAGCCATTAGGACCAGTCAAGGTTGGTTCTAATGATCCTGTTTTGATGAAGCGTGCTAAGAATACTGAAGCGGCGAGACGGTCTCGGGCGAGAAAGATGGAACGTATGTCACAGTTAGAAgagaaagttgaaggtTTGATTGATGAAAATTCCAATCTTAGCTCTGAGGTCTTGAGATTGAAAGAGTTATTGGATTTGCACGACATCAAATACTAA